The DNA window AATGGAGCAACATTAATCATTATATTCGGCAAACTATGAACCATTTGTGCATGATGTCAGCTAGctatatactccatctgtttcaaaatatttgacaccgttgactttttagcacatgtttgaccgttcgtcttattaaaaaaatttgtgaagtatgtaaaactatatgtgtacatgaaagtatatttaataataaattaaatgatatgaaaagaataaataattacttaaattttttgaataagacgaatggtcaaacacatactaaaaaatcaacggtgtcaaacattttgaaacggatggagtatacaGTAATACAGATCGTACATTATTTATGTTCTAGCAGCAGTCGTTAGGGCATGAACAATGCACCGACGATGCGAGTAGTTCTAGGCTTCCAGCTATCTGAGATTTTGCTCCGGTCCAATAAAAAATACATCGAGATATCAATATCTCATGGtaccaaattatttttataattggGTCTAACATTGTCCATCCTGCTCaactagatccaacgatcgaaaaCGATTTAGCACCGTGAGGTACTGATATTCCGAGGTACTTTTCGTTAGATCGGAGCAAATCTCTTTATtcttgggacagagggagtatatagctgCTCCATACAGTACGGCATCAATCCGAATTGCACGCGGACACGTCGTCGATCGACCTGAAAAATACAGATACTGGCACGCGAACGTGAGTATACGTACTGATCCCTGAACCGTGCATGCACATGTGTGCAACACACGGCTAGCGATTGATTAATGAAACAGCTGTCAATATCGGCCATAGCTACGTACTTCCGTTCATTGGTCTTGTTTGGATCCTTCGGGCTATTAAATATccctccggaatcttgctatttaagattgttaaatatagattactgacaaaactcattccataacccctaggctgtttaatatacctcgttagattcatctcgcaaaatagcctagggatTATGAATTGGTtttatcagtaatctacgtttaatactccgaAATACCAAGATTCTGGAGGGGATCCAAACATACCCATTATATCCTTGCCAGATCTAGAAAGCGGCTAGTGATTGATATGTTGGGTGGCAGACTGATGGCAGAGCATCAATGCATGATGCCACAATCGATCAAGTTCGTCCAAGCTTCAGCTCATTCATGCATAAACCATGCTCAAAATGTTGCTTCTGTATGTTCCATGTTAATAGACGTAACCACTACTTCTATCTGTACTCGCAGTGGGTAATCACAAATCATGTCGGTCGTACGAGAGATTGGGTATAAAGATTGTTCACGTTATTTTCAATCTAATCTCATTCCTGTCTGGTTTAGATTATTAAGCAGTTTGTCGTTACGGATTATCTATTTTACTAAGGAATGAATCagatattttataaaaacaaacTTGCAAATAGCTTAAAACAAATGGTTTAAACAATGCCGCAGAAGAAAggtttttaagaaaacatatttttcaaagtgtactccctccatcctgaAGAAATCtaggactggatgtgacatattttagtacaatgaatctggacagaggtatctccagatttattgtactaggatgtgtcacatccagtactagattagttttttatgggatgaagggagtagagcacttaatattttaagtttaatAGTTTGGTAATAAGCTGAAAGGAATGGGTCTGGTCAAAATTTCTTAGCCATTGAATTGCTGGAATTTTCACCTTTGATCGTTTAGAAAATCCTAAAAAAGTTATTCTAGAAATGATCATTTTTGCGGCACGAACGTCATTGGCATCGTAATCCAACATGATGGCGCCAATGAAGTTGATGTAACCCCATGTGGAAACTAAGTCACTAATGTGAATGAGACGACATTTTGCTGTCCAGGaactatttgtatttttttgaaaatgatCTATTTGTaatgaaaaatatttacaaataggtcctCGTTTCCTGCATCATTATCACTAAGGatctatttgtaatttttttattacaaatagatCCTTTTCTACTACGAATAGCAGCCCCATCACCTCACTTATTcatggaataagccaaacggaaTATTTAcgaacgaaaaataatttgtgaataaaaattttatatatgtgtttttagtgatctaaaagttagactgaaaaataaacttcaatgataaaaactcaaaatcggCTCCAAATTTAAAgctgaaaaattaaattttgactgataagcataagcataaacgaaaagatggGACTCTAGGTCTTTTACATTTTCACAAATAGATCCTTGGCATCAATGATATTGGTGATTTGGTGCCGTCCCCTATCACATTaagccattcccaacccaatgattaGGATGGTGtacatagcattaaataagctgccacataggatgaaaaatgacgtggcaagtgaataatgaggaaagagaaagaaaccatgtcttgcatgagacatggtttctacacaacgtCTAAGACATTAGTGAGATAAGtggcattaaatttaagtatggaatattggtgtttgcattggaagaatagtgtctagtactagtttcttgatgatgtggagtttatggaaactatgtctaatgttttgggttgggaatggccttagcGACTTAGCTTTCACCAGAGGCGAGGGGGATGGCGCCAACATCATTGGTGCGCCAATGATATTGGCGCCACGAAAAGGGTGTATTCTTGGAATAAGttttttaagatctatttgttaaataagtttttcaaaatgatcaaaaagtgaaaaatccatttctcaaaaaaaaagtgaaaaatacaGCATTGAATTGTTCAGATCAATCTCCCGCGAACTTGCCCACCGTAGCAACCCCAGCCTTCATGGCGTATTCTTCGGTGTCTCTCTAACGGCTACTGTTGTTCATTGTCATCCAACCATTTCTTCCATCCATGACACCCTCACTACACTTAATGAAAGCCAATCTTGGAGGGTCTCCGTGGTTTCCTCGCCGTTGTCAAGATCGCTAGAGTAGGAGCGATTTGTTTCACCTTCTTCAATGGCCTTTTTGTACGGTGATTAGGTGATAGTAGTCCAGTACCCGGAAGAATGGAACAGAAAGAAACACTCTCATCGCTTGTATCACCTTTCTGTGTGTGTGGATGCACTAGTTAATTAACCGGGTCCATGTGGCCCGTCTCATTATAGTATCTATCCCTCTCATCAAGAGCCAACCAACCGCAGCTAGTTGTTATATAAGCAAATGCTCATCATTCCCTGCCTTCCTGGAGCTTAATTAAATGTTATTAGGACTAGTATGTTGTTAGCCTTTTGGGACTTAGGACTGCAATCCATGGCCCATTTCGGACTCCACCATCCAAGAATTAATAGAACTACTCTAATCAACTTCATGCTAGCTGAACGCCAGTGACCTACCAGCCAACATGAGCTGATCATATTAGCTTGGCCAATAACTAGGATGTGATCATTCTGGACTTCTGGTGACAGCAGTACAGCACTTTCTGCAAGGGCCATTCCCAGACTGCAGTGTCCTGCAAGAACCATTCCTGGAGAAACAATGACCTGAACTGCCAGAAATGCTCCCAATTGTAAGGATTCATGGAACTCTGGTTTTCAGAAACTCTGAGCCTCTGAATTCAGCTAGGACAACAATGGAGGTGGTTGGCTGGTCGCATTACATTACTATGTACAGAATGAAAGGAAGAACAAAAGTGAGTCGACGTAACATCCTTCCCCTTCTTTTTCCTAGCCTTGTTTCCATGATATGTTCTTGCTTAAATACGTCAGTTTTACTCGACAGTGACAACGCAACAAACACCCAAGCCAATTAATTAACTGAGAGAAGaggcgaaaaaaaagaagagagagaacgAATCACTCTTGAGTTACAAGCAACATGAACGGGTCACATGAACATTTCACAAATCCATGGCACTGAGATTACAGAGAGGAATTATATGCCTCTAGGGGATAACATTATCTGGCGCCTAGTAGAGTGAATCGACCGTCTTGTTCAGCTCCTCGAGCTTCTTCATACGCATCCTCTCACTTTCGCTCACCAGCTGCGTCGAAATTATAAGTTTTCAGTGACCGATTTGACGATCTGAAGATCAAAGAGATGGTGTGACAAACGTTTATTAATTCTACTCACCTCAATTAGCCTGTTTACAAGCAGTGCCTTCTCCTTGTTCTTCTCGTTGTACGCCTCCAGGATTTCTTTGTATTCCTTCTCCTTTATAAGTTTTCAATTCAAGACAGACAAATAGTTGTGTCAGCTTATTCAGTCCCTTGGAATTAATTCATCGTATCACGTCGCAAATTGTTTCGACAGGGTATTCCGACTATTATGTTCAAGAAGTTGTACTAAAAAAGTTAGAACCTGTTGAATTGCAAATCAAATCTGTGTCATGCGCTCATGCTATTCATGCCTAAATATGTATTTATGTGCAGTTCTGCACATCAAGTCTGTGCCTTCACCTTCTTGACGCAGGTTTTGCCGAGAGGCTTGAGCTGACGGTTCACCACGTCGATCCTCTTCCTGAtcacctccacctccttcctGGTTGGATCCGCCATCCCTTCCAGTTCCTATCAAAGAACAAACAATTCAGCCACATGCATCATTTgcagctgatttttttttctctattcctATTTAAAATTtgggtaattttaccattctTAAGAAGGTAtctagaggtaccaaatttttcTCTAGGTACTCAGTATCTCAAGGTACTAaaaattttagtataaaattttgatacctTTAGATACTTTCTTaagaaccgtaaaatttctcttaaAATTTTCTTGCATCTTTTCTGAGCTAGCTGATCATTTGGTGTGCCTTTAAGCATCATCAACTTGTATGCAGTACGTGTCCTATATCACACGATCTCTGTTACAAGTACAGATAAAAAAGAATTGTTCCTTTTTAAGGTCCTGAAACAGCAATTGCTACTTCCGTGCTGTTTCTGCAGTTCTTTCAGACGAAATCAAGCTGAAATATCATAAATTATAAACCTAACTAACAGCTCTTAGGACATATATGAATTGTATTTTGAAAACGTGACATGAATAAGCTGCAGACATTCCAAGTCGGAAAGTGACCTGTCGGATGAAGGCAAGGCGCTTGGACTCCTCCTCGACGCGGCCGAGCTGCGCGAACACCTTCTCCCtcacctccatcttcttcctctcgatCTGCTCCTCCTTGGCCTTGAACACCGACAGCGCCGACCTCGACgacgcctcgccggcctcctcctccccgccgccgcccagcgaCGACGGGTGCTTCACCCGCAGCACCATCTGCATCGGCTGATCCACCTCCCCCTGCATATCCAACTACCCAATACTGCAATACACCCTCTGATCTGTACTGCAGTAGTCTACACTGGTGGAtattctttctttctcctcttcctcgcttCCCGCCATTTATACCCCCCGCCACGATCCTGTCCCTTTCTGCCCCCCGTCCCGGCTTCCCGCCGCGGATGCTGCATGTCTAAGCAACGGGAGGGATGGACCGACGTAACATGGCTCCTGCCAATCCAACCTGCGGGTGTATCGCACAAGCAAGAGCTACTCCATCGAGAAgagaattgaagaaaaaaatggcGGAATCATTTCATTCATTTGTCTGCGACGACGGATGAGGAGTCGCTTCTGTCAGAAAAACCTGGCGATGTTAGGTTAGGTGAAACGAGAGCTAGCCTCGCGCGAGAGCTGTCAGtggcagtgcagtgcagtggaGGGGAAGGGATCCCGATCGAGTCGGGTGAGCCGGCGGCTGTCGCCGGTTGGTGCGCGCGGCCGTCTCCCTCCTcacgccattttttttttcctaaaagaaCTTTTTCGATCGAGTGGGCTAGCTTTCGCGCTCGATTCGTCCCGCGGCTTAGATTTTTCCCGTCTCGTCGCATTGCAAGAGTAGGCGATAGCCGATAGCTTAGCTTACTGCTTTTTTTAATTAGGGGGAGGTAGTGAGGGGgacacggcgccggcgaggcgaggcgaggcgaggcttGGAAGACACAAGCTgcgccggccgcggcgtcgccgtcagTTCGCCGTGGAAAGTGGGAAAATGTGGGCGACGACGCGTgcaggcgtcggcggcgacggggagatGTGAGGTGGCCGGTCCGATCGGTGGATGCCGAGAGATGCAGCCGAGCTGAGGCAGAGCAGTAACGAACTGTTGCTCTGCACAGCGAGAGACGCACGGTTACACGAACACAGTGGGGGTTTTTTTCGCTGTCATTTTCGAGATCGGATCACAAATGGTACGGACACTTGTGTAAGGACAAAAAGGGATGCACGCGAGAGCATCTCGCTTTGTGCGACTGCAAATCTAATGCATGATCACTAGATGATCCATGGTTGTTAGCTTTGGCTGAAACAATGAGGATGTTAGggctcctttgaatcaaatggaaaatggaggaatagaaaaaacataggattggGATAGAAATGTAAGTGTCAGAGAATTGGAAAATacagaaaaacacaggaatagccGTTTGATTAGATCACATGAAAAACACAGAagtcggatgagagagataaactcaaaagaatttttccaagaggttgaacctcttgctaactttcctccaaaatcttaATAGGATTACCTATTCCATAagaattttaaaagatatgatatgattcaatcatttgttttaaaAGTTACCATAAGAATATTTTCCATAAgattaaaatcctctaaatttcctacacttttcctacttttcctacaaatcaaagggacCATTACTAGTTCtgatttgatccttctattTAGCAAAGCTCTTTGTTGCAATAGTTTCAGAATCACCGATACCGATGTCATCTTTCATAAAAAGACAACTGAAGCGGCAGAAGGAAGTCGGTGGCATCAAATGCAACCAAAAACAGAACAGATTCAAAGGGGTCATCCAGGCCCAGGAGACAGAGAGTTTGCAAAAGACCACTACTACTAAAAATTGCAGTTTGAAAGCCTTAAAAATACGAACAGCACAATAGATCAATTTGGGCTAAGGTTCAACCGTTTGCTGAAATAAGTTGTCCAATAACGGAGAATCACTATATAAAGCTTATACAGAACATAGTAACTGTAAGCACTGCGGTTCCAGCTGATATATATCCTGTTTTCTAACAAGCGAACATCATAACTGGTGGCTCTCTTCACTCTCCTGGGGCAGAGACACCTTGCTTCAGTTTTTccctcttcatcttcttcttcgagACTGGCTTCTTTTTGCGAGGAGGAAGCGTCTTCTGAGCGTACACATAGAGAGCGTAGTTCCCGACAAAGAAAAGCAGCAGGAAGGTCGCGACCACAATCAGGACTATCATTCCAGGGTTCAGTCCCTTGTTGACCTCCTCAATGACTACATTGTTCTGAAGACCAGAAAACAAATCTATCAAGCACTATGCATGACAAAAGGGCACTGCAATTTAAATGTATGTGACTTCTTTATCGAAAAAATACTATGAGGCTTGCAGGGTTAGAAGAAGTTAACCCTTCCATAGGAGTATATGTTACAAGTTACTAGACACATAGAGCCAGAGCAGAGATATCTGTGGACATGGATGAGTCTGCACATATTGCCATGTATAGATCTCCATACACAGATAATTCGAAAGCTAGATAACAATTATTTGTACTGTATAGTCACCCACATCTGTAGTTCTGTACAGTTTGATCACAGCACAAAATAAAGCTTATTACTAAGGATTGCATGTTTTCAACACTAGCAAGTAGCCCATCCAAGAGTGGCCAAAACTAAATGGAACATGATAGATAAAGTGAAGTGGTCTGCCTAGAATTACCATTTGCATAAGATACACAGGATTGCTATTAAACATATGCAGTAGACATATACAAGGTTGGTAGTAATCACATACAAGGTTGAACAGAGGGAAATGGGATGGCAGTGCAtaactgcatatatatattcattgaAAACAGCAGCAATCTATGTCAACATTCAATTTCAGCATATTTACAggataaaaaatattcaaaatagTGAACAAACAATGTGGACTTGATAACTGAACAAAAAATGAACTATTAGAATTTGGAAAGCGCAAAGTTCGCGATATAACTTGattcaaaaattaatttaaGTTTAAGAAACTAAAAGATCAAGTGTACATCATGGACATCATGGTAAGTAATACTCCCTAATGAATGACCACCGAATGTATGACCATGCAAAGACTACTGCAATAATCCGACAGATCTAACCCTACCCATAAAAAAAGCAACAAGTGCGTGAATCCATTGGCACTACCATATCAACGGAACAAAAGAAGTATAAGAAGCCCGTAAGTTCCTTACCGCAGAGTCCGCGAACTGATCCGCCATGGCTGACCGGGACCAAACACCTGCAACTCTGGATCCAACGATGGATCAAACTCtggcgaaaaaagaaaaagaaaaagaggagcaATTCTTAATCGAGAAGGGGTTGTATCAATCTCCACCAAACCTCAATCCCTACCTCTCCTTTTTTACGATATTTTATTTAGCCTACGGCAGCTGCTGCACTATTCCGCTGTTCGTGGCCGATCGATCGTCGGGTCTCGCCCTCCCGCTTACGGGATTCGGTTAAGGAGTTCGATGATCTGATAGGATTGGAAGGTGCGAGTGAGGAATACTACTGAAATTTTTGGGGGAGTTCTGAGAGACGGCAGGACGAGGATtcgagcgaggaggaggggatcgaaGGGGAAGACAACAATATATTTGGGCAGATGACCCCACCCAGCAGATGGTCACACGGTGCATGTGTCAAAATGGGACAAAATAAACATGTCATCGCCACCTGCTGGATAGGATAAGGATATCCTTACAAAGACATAGTAAGTACAAtcctattattttcttttattcgAATCACTtattattaaataaaaatttatttgtgTGTAAAATTTTTACATGGTGTCCTTAGCCACTCAAAAGCAAATGACGGAAAATAAACTACGGTGAAAaaccaaaaaatcaaattcaaaattaagttctagtaaaatttaatttttgacttttaaacataagcataagccaaacaatAAGACTGTATTAGTAGGAGGGGCCGTAGTGTTGCTATGGCTACAGCTGCAACTAGATAAGGCACAGACTATTGTCGGCTTGCAACTATAGTaggagcatctccaacagcctctccaaataACTCTCTAAGCTAAATTTTAGCCATTCCAGTGAAAAAACACCCTCTAACAGCCCTCCAACAGGATGGCTAAGCCATCTGGCTGGCCAAAACCCTCCCCACACTAGTCAAATTTGACCAGCCAAAAATCACTGGCCAACTGTGGACCCCACGCGTATTCTCCTCCCATCTCGTTGCCGGCCATAGTCCACAGCGCCGACGTCATCGCATGCaatcgccgtcgcccgccgtggcctccgccgccgtccgcacCGTCGCtagccgcggcctccgccgccatccatgccgtcgccgcccgcgaccTCCGCCGTcatccgcgccgtcgccggccgcgaccgccgccgtcgtccaccgcaaccgccgccgccgaccccgcgcACAAGCTGGAGCATGAGCAGAGCTGCAGAGGCACAAGCTGGAGCACGAGCAGAGCTGCAGAGGATTGGAGAAAGGGGAGGtagaagaaagaggaggagaatgaAAGGTGGGCCCATTGATTAATAGAGAGTGGAATGTGGAGTGTCTGTTGGAATAGAAGACAAATTTGACTCTCTAAATTTTTGTTAGGCTGACCAAATTGGTATTTGGAGAGTCAAAAATGGTCactctgttggagatgctcttaggtGTGTTCAGCACCCCTTTTTCCCGGCCCatttctctcgtttttcgcgcccacgtttttcaaattattaaacggtgtattttttgtaaaaagtttctatacaaaagttgcttaaaaaatcatattaatctatttttgaaaaaagattagtaaatacttaattactCACGTTCTAATaaactgctccgttttccgtgttaCTGTTTCGGGTTGGGAACCAGTGTATGTGAACACACCCTAAGAgggcccaaaaaaaaaagaaaaactatagtAAGAGGGACATTTTAACAATTTGTCGCTCATAGAGTATGACTTGTGGGCTCACATTTGTCAATAATATGTGGGTCTAATAACAAAATCGTTAAATGTAACACGTGGaagtggcaaatagtaaatATGTGATAGTAAAAGGGCAGCAGAGCAGGCCCATTATCATATATGAAACCTTATCATTATCATTTATGAAGTAGAtttatcatatactccctccgtccctaaatataagggattatggGTGAATGTAACATATCCtaggctatgaatctggataaggaatatgtccagattcatactCCTAGGATACATCATATCTATTTATAATCCCTCATATTTTAAGGCGGAGAGAGTAATAAATTAGTAGTAGTTGGCACTATGCATAAGAATTAAAGCAACAAGTGAATCTATTAGCACTATCATAAGTATAGGGTTTTTCACTCTTGGAAATACATTTTCTCTGTTTTAAAATGAACTAATTTCTATATCTAAATTTTTAGGTAagggttggtttattttggtaCGAAAGATTGCTATCATGTTTGGTTGCTTGATGCAGAGCTGTGCGGCAGCAATGGTTGCTTGAAGCAGTTGGCTGCGACGCAGCCAATCCACCAAACAGCCGAACAAGGCCTACGATAATATACATAAGCCAGAAACCGTCGTTGTATCATAATGTTGCATCACATCATTTTGTTTGGCTGTATGTatcatactctctccgttaaaaaaaattaacctagGATATTTTGAGTTTTCTTGGGATGGAGTTCATAACTGTATATTGTATATTTTGATGGTCATATATTGTGAATTGGACGTCATAGTTGCGCAGAGGATATGATTGACTACTTGTGATCAAGCTGGTGTGGATACATGAGATGGTCAAGACTCTTGTGATCAAGCTGGTGTGGATACATGAGATGGTCAAGACTAGTGACAGTAGCCGAGCCAAAACAGATCAAAGCATCATCAAGGATCCAAGGACAACCGGGACCCTGGAGCATGAAATCTGTCTTTGTGGGTTTGATGATAGGCGtgcagctcttttttttttttccgcgaAAGTACGAAAGTACAGCTATTACAATCAACATAAGTGCATGGATTATGTGCACACGTTTCTTTTGAAATGAAGATTTAATCAATTTGCCATTTATTAGGAATAGTTAGCAATATAACTGAAAAACGTTCAGATATGTATGGCCTGTTCAGGCTCAATTTAATTTGGGATGACGCAAGCATCATCTTGTGCAACAAACTTGAAAATGCGAAGGAGGGAGCCCAAGCTACTATGGCACGCCGGATGCATGTCAGCACCAAGCCATCAAATACAACAGAAAACAGCATCAAGGTATAAAtcattcagatttcagattgCAAGATGGCTACGCAGGTTGCAGAAATTTTCAGGCACGATCGCCAGCTAAATCAAAGAGACACGCAGAAACAAAACCAAAAGAAGGGCTCAATTTGCAGTGCTGTTCAACAGATTGCTCAAATAAGGCGTCTAATACAAATGTAAACCACTTAGGACAAAGCTTCTACATAACATAGTTACTGTAAACACTGCCGCTCCAGCTGATAATTCTTATCAATGCAAAAGAAGCTCAGGATAAAATCAGTAACATTGGTAAACTGACGAATCTCTTCACTCTCCGGGTGCAGAAACCCCCTGCTTCAGCTTTTCCCTCTTCAGCTTCTTCTTGGAGACTGGCTTCTTCTTCCGAGGAGGAAGCGTCTTCTGAGCATACATGTAGAGCGCATAGTTTCCAACAAAGAAAAGAATCAGGAGAGTTGCAACCACAAGAAGGACTATCGTTCCAGGGTTCAGGCCCTTGTTGACCTCCTCGATGATCATGTTGTTCTGAAGAACAGAAAAATAAACTATCAGAAACCACCCTAAAGATTGAAAATATAATTGCGAGTAAATTGCATCGCCGGTACATgaacttgtcaggtgggtgcaatctagtgcacgaacttgtaaaatgctcgttttggtgcATAAACTTGTCTGGTGCGTGCGGAGGAAGGAAAAAGGACACTACCTAGTTAATCTTATTAATTTAGGGGCTCATTAGGATAccatgtaaacatatatatgtgaagATTTGCTATTAGAAATACAcctcttcaataaaaaaatagaatggaTATAGTGATCGtagaaaaaagattaaaaaaagcaatgatataagggttagaaatatatgaaattcatcacTTCCATGATGAAGAATAAAGtagagaccaaatttataaatattgcataTCTTATGTATACTCACTACACATATGCACatcacatcctaatcaacatcagcttTGTAAAACGAACATTGCCAAGCTATTTTGGTCCTCGTTCGCACGAACTAGACAAGTTCATGCATCGAAataagcattttacaagtttatgcaCTAAGttgcacccacctaacaagtttatgtactaccaatgtaatttactctatAATTGCGATTTAGGTAGCTGGAAAAATCAAAATAGTTAACCCTTCAAACTTATATATTACAAGGTTAGTATGAACAAATTAGAGCAGACATGTACACCCTTTTGTACACATGGGAAACCCAAAAGCTGACTTCACAGATCAGCATGTCTAAGCATGTCAACAGAGCATGTCGAAAAATTATGTTCAGTATGGACTGTTCAGTTCCACTACATATCTGTTACCCTTTATTCATACAGATTTATCACTGCGCAAacaaagcttaattttaatacATTATTGAGTCTGACATTTCATACATTTACATGTTTTCTACACTAGCAACTAGCCTAT is part of the Oryza glaberrima chromosome 4, OglaRS2, whole genome shotgun sequence genome and encodes:
- the LOC127769559 gene encoding uncharacterized protein LOC127769559, with product MQGEVDQPMQMVLRVKHPSSLGGGGEEEAGEASSRSALSVFKAKEEQIERKKMEVREKVFAQLGRVEEESKRLAFIRQELEGMADPTRKEVEVIRKRIDVVNRQLKPLGKTCVKKEKEYKEILEAYNEKNKEKALLVNRLIELVSESERMRMKKLEELNKTVDSLY
- the LOC127769612 gene encoding DNA-binding protein S1FA2, producing MADQFADSANNVVIEEVNKGLNPGMIVLIVVATFLLLFFVGNYALYVYAQKTLPPRKKKPVSKKKMKREKLKQGVSAPGE
- the LOC127772345 gene encoding DNA-binding protein S1FA1, which produces MADQSNNMIIEEVNKGLNPGTIVLLVVATLLILFFVGNYALYMYAQKTLPPRKKKPVSKKKLKREKLKQGVSAPGE